The genomic region AAGCAGCTGACTTTAGACCGGCTGGAGTTACAGCAACGGCTCCTGGAAGAAGCCCTTTCTCAGCACGAAGAGAAAAACAAAGAAGTTGTTCCGCCAAGGCACTTAAAAATTTTAAATCAATTTGCCAGAAACTACGCTCTTACCGAAGGCCGCCTGACCCCTGACTTTTATCAACTTCTGGTAGCGGCCCGCGGCAGTGTTAATGATGACTTTGCCTGGGAGCTATGGGAAATTGGAACCCGATATCCTTTCCAAACAGAAAATCCAGAAATCTGCCCTATCAGGATAAACCTTGATGACCTCTTTAAGCCGCACAAAAAACTAAAGTTTTTCCGCAAGCTAAAACCTCTTCGCCGTAAACGCCTGGTTCCAGTTAAAAAAAGGCCCCTGGAAAAAAGGCCCGGCCAATGGAAAGAGTCCTGGAAAGGCATAAATATTTGTTCCTTCCCCCCTGAAGACATTGTAGTAGAAGGCTTTGGGCGTTACGTGATGAAAAAGGCTCTAAGGGTTCTGGCCGAAGACCTAAGGCGTGTTGAGCCTTTTACTTCTTCTTTAAAAGACGGTATAGACCTCAGAGAAACAATAAGAAATTGGTATGAAGGACGCCTTTATGTGCGGGAAGAAAGACCAATTACCGGGAAGGTAGGCTCTGTGGTGGTTATCTTTGATGAAGACGAAGCCCCTGACGGAAAAGAACGCTACCCGTGGAAAATTACCTGGCACGGTGAGCACGATCAAGAATCAGATATGGCTTTTTACGCCACCCGAGCCGGTGAGGTGGTCGTAGGGCCAGGGATTTCTCGTTGTCATTACGGCGGTTTCATGCTCACTTATCCGCCAATGCGGGTTTATGACATCTGGAGTGATCCGATTTTTGATTTTGCCCGCGGTAAGGCCGAGCGCTTACTTATAGCGGCCATAGATTATTCCCTTGAAAAATACGTGGTTTATATTGCCAAAAAGCCTCCTTCTTCGCTGGCCAAACGATTTGCTACCCATCAGGGGAAAAAGGTTATTTATCTGCCTATTGGGCAGTTTTCGCCAGCCCTGATAAAAAAAATACAGACTTTTCATGTGCTAGAAGGCCATAAGGTGCGCCTTTACGCCCACAAGTACATTGAAGGCGAGTAAAAATCTTGTCTTCACAAAGCCTTTACGACATTTTGGCCGGTTGTTCTCCAGGATTAGAAGGAGTCCTGTCAAGTGAGCTCTCTTTTTTAGGAGTTGAAGGAAAAATCATTCCTGGAGGGGTTTCTTTTAAAGGCACTTTAGGAGATCTTTACCTTGCTAACCTGTGGCTACGTACAGCTAGCCGTATACTCCTAAAAATTGGAAGTTTTAAGGCCCTACACTTTAAAGAACTGGTAGAAAAGGCCTCTCGTTTCCCCTGGGAAATATATTTCTCCGAGGCTAAGGCCGTAAAAATCAGGGTTACCTGCCGTCGTTCAAAACTTTATCATTCCCAGGCAGTGGCCGAACGTTTAATCAAAGCCATTTCCTTAAGGCTTGGAAGAGAATTGACGCTAACCAGAGAAGAAGCAGCTCCTTTATTGGTAGTGCGCCTTTTTAAAGACGAAGTCCTTATAAGGATCGACTCTTCTGGTGGAGATCTCTTTAAACGTGGTTATAAAGTGGCCAAAGGTCCGGCACCTCTGCGAGAAAACCTGGCCGCTGCCCTGGTCTTGCTCTCTGGCTGGGATAAAAAAACTCCTTTTCTTGACCCCTTTTGCGGGACAGGCACCATCGTAATTGAGGCGGCTATGCTTGCGGCCAATCTTGCTCCGGGGCTTAACCGTAGTTTTTCTTTTGAAAACTGGCGGAATTTTAAGGCTGAGCTTTGGCAGGAGCTAAAAGAAAAGGCCCAAAAAGCGATCACACCTCCGAGCGGATTAATTTTGGGTACAGACTGGAGTGAAAAAGCCATCTCCGCCTCACAGGAAAATGCCAGAGCAGCCCAGGTAGCTCCCTGGGTCAAGTTTGAAAAGGTGGAAATATCTCGCTTAAAACCGCCGGCTACCGAAGGCTTTCTCGTAACTAATCCGCCTTTTGGAGAAAGATTAAAAGAAGGTTTTGTCCCTCTTAAAAAGCTTTCAGATCTTTTCAGGAAAGGATTTTCTCCGTGGGATTTAACCATGATCTATCCCCGAAAAAGATTGCCTGTGTTCTTTCCTTTTTGTTTAAAAAGCATAGCCTTCTTTGACCATGGTGGGCAGAGGGTCTTTGTGTTTAAAAAACAAATTTACGATTAAGGCTTGGGGCCTCAACGGTGAGATCATATCTTTCACGGATGGCTTTTAAAAGCTTGCCCCGAGCCGCAGGCTCTCCGTGGGTTAAGAAGACCCGTTTGGGCTTTTCCTGAAAATTACCAAGCCAGGAGAGCAATTCACTGTGGTCAGCGTGAGCAGAGAAGGCTTCAATCCTGAAAATGCGGGCCCGATTTTCTACGGTTGTGTGATCAAGTTTTACTCTTGGTAAACGCTCAAGAATAGCCCGACCAGGAGTGCCTTTGGCCTGGTAGCCAACAAAAACAACAAAGGTCTTGCGAGACGAAAGATGTCTTTTTAGGTGCTCTACGATGCGGCCTCCGGTTACCATACCCGAGCCGGCAATTACTACATAGGGTGGCTTAAGTTCGTCAATACGTCGTGAGGCCTCGCGTGAGATCGCTGAAAAAAGCAGCGGAAAAGAAAAAATCCTGTCTCCTCTGGCCAATCTATCTAGGGCTTCCTCATCGTAGAGTTCAGTGTGGCGGGCATAGACCTTGGTAACTTTAAGGGCCATAGGGCTATCAACGATAACGGGTAAAGGCTTTATTTCGCCGTCTTCTACGAGCTCATTAAAAAAATAGAGAAGCTCCTGGGTTCGCCCAATGGCAAAGGAGGGAATAAAAACCCTGGCCCTTAATTTTTGAGCCAGCTCAACTATGGCTTTGAGTTGTCTTTTGGCCAAAGAAAAGGGAGGATGGTGTCTCCCGCCGTAAGTAGATTCCATGATTACATAGTCAGCCTCTTTGATGGGAGTAGGATCTCTGATGATAGGAGTTCCTTGCCGACCAATGTCACCTGAAAAAACAAACTTTTTCCCTTCACACCAGAGCTCTACATTAGCGGCTCCTAAAATGTGCCCGGCATCCTGAAAGCGGAAATGTATATCGCCAGGAATATCTACCATTTCTCCGTAAGTGAAAGCCCAGCAAAGTTCTTGAACTTTTTCTGGTAAATTACGTAGGCCTATATGTGGTTCTAAATGAAGGCGGTCATTTAGAACAATATCAAGAAGTTCTATGGTGGGCTTGGTGGTAAGTATTTCACCGCGAAAGCCGTCACGCACAAGTTCAAGAAGCCTTCCTGAGTGGTCGAGATGGGCGTGGGTTAAAATAACGTAGTCAATGTCTTTAGGCGAAAACGGAAAGGACTCGTTAAAAGAAATAAAGTCTTCCTCCTGATAAAGGCCGCAATCAATAAGAATTTTTTTGCCTTTGCTTTCAAGCAAGTAAGAACTGCCGGTAACCGAGCCGCAGGCGCCAACAAAAGTTAAACTACCCATGGATTTTCCTTTATTTTGTTATTATTTAGGCATATCATAAGATAAAAACACCCGTAAAGGAGTTTTCTATGTTTTTAGTAGATAGACGCCGAAGCCCTAGATACTGCTGCCAGCTGCCAGTTTATATTGATGAAAAAAATCTTTCCCTTTTTCTTTGTGATTTATCCTTAACAG from Thermodesulfatator indicus DSM 15286 harbors:
- a CDS encoding THUMP domain-containing class I SAM-dependent RNA methyltransferase; protein product: MSSQSLYDILAGCSPGLEGVLSSELSFLGVEGKIIPGGVSFKGTLGDLYLANLWLRTASRILLKIGSFKALHFKELVEKASRFPWEIYFSEAKAVKIRVTCRRSKLYHSQAVAERLIKAISLRLGRELTLTREEAAPLLVVRLFKDEVLIRIDSSGGDLFKRGYKVAKGPAPLRENLAAALVLLSGWDKKTPFLDPFCGTGTIVIEAAMLAANLAPGLNRSFSFENWRNFKAELWQELKEKAQKAITPPSGLILGTDWSEKAISASQENARAAQVAPWVKFEKVEISRLKPPATEGFLVTNPPFGERLKEGFVPLKKLSDLFRKGFSPWDLTMIYPRKRLPVFFPFCLKSIAFFDHGGQRVFVFKKQIYD
- a CDS encoding MBL fold/beta-CASP domain-containing RNA metallo-hydrolase encodes the protein MGSLTFVGACGSVTGSSYLLESKGKKILIDCGLYQEEDFISFNESFPFSPKDIDYVILTHAHLDHSGRLLELVRDGFRGEILTTKPTIELLDIVLNDRLHLEPHIGLRNLPEKVQELCWAFTYGEMVDIPGDIHFRFQDAGHILGAANVELWCEGKKFVFSGDIGRQGTPIIRDPTPIKEADYVIMESTYGGRHHPPFSLAKRQLKAIVELAQKLRARVFIPSFAIGRTQELLYFFNELVEDGEIKPLPVIVDSPMALKVTKVYARHTELYDEEALDRLARGDRIFSFPLLFSAISREASRRIDELKPPYVVIAGSGMVTGGRIVEHLKRHLSSRKTFVVFVGYQAKGTPGRAILERLPRVKLDHTTVENRARIFRIEAFSAHADHSELLSWLGNFQEKPKRVFLTHGEPAARGKLLKAIRERYDLTVEAPSLNRKFVF